From the genome of Taeniopygia guttata chromosome 31, bTaeGut7.mat, whole genome shotgun sequence, one region includes:
- the RTN3 gene encoding reticulon-3 isoform X2 yields the protein MADSAAQSSLVSSSSSATSVTSSSSSSTRAGGCVGGSSMSCADPPNSSSSSSSSSSQPVSLFAASPALQELLFWRDVRKSAVAFGASLVLLLSLATLSAVTVVAHVALALLSVTISLRVYKAVVQALQKSEEGHPFKTYLDLDVTLSPETFQAHAAVVAQHLNRGLQLLIRLFLVEDLVDSLELALTMWLMTYVGAVFNGITLLILADILAFTLPPLYEKYQVQINHYMGLIRQQTKDLMAKIQAKLPGLVKKKPE from the exons ATGGCCGACTCCGCCGCGCAGTCCTCGCTcgtctcctccagctcctctgccacctccgtcacctcctcctcctcctcctccacgcgggccgggggctgcgTGGGCGGCAGCTCCATGTCGTGCGCCG ATCCCCCCaattcttcctcttcctcctcctcttcctcctcccagcccGTTTCTCTCTTTGCGGCTTCACCAG cgctgcaggagctgctgttctgGCGGGACGTGAGGAAGAGCGCGGTGGCCTTCGGCgccagcctggtgctgctgctgtcgcTGGCCACGCTCAGCGCTGTCACCGTGGTGGCACACGTGGCGCTGGCCCTGCTCTCGGTCACCATCAGCCTGCGCGTCTACAAGGCCGTGGTGCAGGCCCTGCAGAAATCCGAGGAGGGGCACCCCTTCAA aaCTTACCTGGACCTGGACGTGACCTTATCCCCTGAGACCTTCCAGGCGCACGCGGCCGTGGTGGCCCAGCACCTCAACCGGGGCCTGCAGCTGCTCATCCGCCTCTTCCTGGTGGAGGATCTGGTGGATTCCCTGGAG CTCGCCCTGACCATGTGGTTGATGACCTACGTGGGAGCCGTTTTCAACGGCATCACCCTCCTCATCCTCG cCGACATCTTGGCCTTCACCCTCCCGCCCCTCTACGAGAAATACCAG GTGCAGATCAACCACTACATGGGCCTCATCCGCCAGCAGACCAAGGACCTCATGGCCAA GATCCAGGCGAAACTCCCGGGTCTGGTCAAGAAGAAGCCGGAATAA
- the LOC121468425 gene encoding uncharacterized protein, translated as MSLSLEDVPLPSPPPPHLRTLPLEEPPAPFKISCAPPPFAAVSLSNPPALPHISPLTLGVPSTPWTPQIPPEPPPFLDLPSLAFPAAPSPRGLHRSLEPQKPREKPLEKPQKPREKPREQPQKPQKKPQEQPQEQPQEKPQDKLWEQPQKPREKLQEKPREHPREQPRDWRAGLGVGKGPVPRCPRGPPRRRRRCHCGAGCGPSCGWTWRPDGPALPAPGPAEEEEEEEEEEEAAGGMGGTGAPPPEPSRDGDTGRGWGQQGTPQGGSGDTSDPPPPQRSHSCSHPVSPPGVTDTPPGVTDTPPVSPTPPRCHRHPPGVPLFMCACPPAPTLYTTPQ; from the exons atgtccctgtcccttgaGGATGTGcccctcccatcccctccccctcctcatTTACGGACCCTGCCCCTTGAAGAACCCCCTGCCCCTTTTAAGATCTCCTGTGCCCCCCCCCCttttgctgctgtgtccctTTCAAACCCCCCAGCCTTGCCCCACATCTCACCCCTAACCCTTGGTGTCCCCTCCACCCCTTGgacccctcaaatcccccctgAACCTCCCCCATTCCTGGACCTCCCTTCCCTGGccttccctgcagccccttccccgcGGGGGCTGCACCGGAGCCTGGAGCCGCAGAAACCCCGGGAGAAACCCCTGGAGAAACCCCAGAAACCCCGAGAGAAACCCCGGGAGCAGCCCCAGAAACCCCAGAAGAaaccccaggagcagccccaggagcagccccaggagaaaCCCCAGGACAagctctgggagcagccccaAAAACCGCGGGAGAAGCTCCAGGAGAAGCCCCGGGAGCACCcccgggagcagccccgggactggcgggccgggctgggggtgGGCAAG GGCCCcgtcccccgctgtccccgagGGCCACCAAGGCGTCGCCGGCGGTGTCACTGCGGCGCTGGCTGCGGGCCGAGCTGCGGCTGGACCTGGAGGCCGGATGGCCCCG ccctgccagcccccggTCCcgccgaggaggaggaggaggaggaggaggaggaagaggccgcaggggggatggggggcacaggggccCCCCCGCCTGAGCCCtcccgggatggggacactgggagggggtggggacaacaggggacaccccaggggGGCAGTGGGGACACCAGCGACCCCCCCCCACCACAACGCAGCCACTCCTGTAGCCACCCCGTGTCACCCCCCGGTGTCACCGATACCCCCCCCGGTGTCACCGACacccccccagtgtcaccaaCACCCCCCCGGTGTCACCGACacccccccggtgtccccttaTTTATGTGTGCGTGTCCCCCCGCCCCCACCTTGTACACGACACCCCAATAa
- the RTN3 gene encoding reticulon-3 isoform X1, producing the protein MADSAAQSSLVSSSSSATSVTSSSSSSTRAGGCVGGSSMSCADPPNSSSSSSSSSSQPVSLFAASPAAPGGRDRGAAPGGGNPQSPPESPESPFEVVPDRAAFDREFGPALGQIPEGRVCHFPPKPRGGPGVPGGVPGVPGRGLARPPPGSAAALEEVSRCVREMHSFTSELLSWDLVERGNGTGDTGDGTGDGLGDSHGGGGTGNSVAGAGNGVNGVGNGVTGVTGIGNGVTGIGNGVTGIGNGVTGTGSGITGVTGIGNGVTGTGSGITGVTGIGNGVAGVTAVGNGIAGVGNGIGSGLGGIGSGVPRTGSKSEVTGNVPGAVPGVGGGISAVPGGGTAVPTDADSSGDSDDTVIEEAPGEAPAAVPKDVPKDVPRDVPAVPGAVPAVPRAVPVPAASRDQTLRELGEPPRPPRPGPCPAWQRCRSCCSGGT; encoded by the exons ATGGCCGACTCCGCCGCGCAGTCCTCGCTcgtctcctccagctcctctgccacctccgtcacctcctcctcctcctcctccacgcgggccgggggctgcgTGGGCGGCAGCTCCATGTCGTGCGCCG ATCCCCCCaattcttcctcttcctcctcctcttcctcctcccagcccGTTTCTCTCTTTGCGGCTTCACCAG cggcgccgggcgggcgcgaccggggggcggccccgggcggggggaacccccagagccccccggaGTCACCGGAGTCGCCGTTCGAGGTGGTCCCGGACCGAGCCGCCTTCGACCGCGAGTTCGGGCCCGCGCTCGGCCAGATCCCCGAGGGCCGCGTCTGCCACTTCCCGCCCAAGCCCCGCGGcggccccggtgtccccggcggtgtccccggtgtccccgggcGCGGGCTGGCCCGGCCGCCCCCCGGCTCGGCGGCGGCGCTGGAGGAGGTGTCGCGGTGCGTGCGGGAGATGCACAGCTTCACCAGcgagctgctctcctgggacCTGGTGGAGCGCGGCAACggcaccggggacaccggggacgGCACCGGGGACGGCCTCGGGGACAGccacggcggcggcggcaccgggaaCAGCGTGGCTGGCGCTGGGAATGGCGTTAACGGCGTTGGGAATGGCGTCACCGGGGTCACCGGCATCGGGAATGGTGTCACCGGCATCGGGAATGGTGTCACCGGCATCGGGAATGGTGTCACCGGCACTGGGAGTGGCATCACCGGGGTCACCGGCATCGGGAATGGTGTCACCGGCACTGGGAGTGGCATCACCGGGGTCACCGGCATCGGGAATGGTGTCGCCGGTGTCACCGCCGTGGGGAATGGCATCGCTGGCGTTGGCAATGGCATCGGGAGCGGCCTCGGTGGCATCGGGAGCGGTGTCCCCCGTACCGGCAGCAAGAGCGAGGTCACCGGGAACGTCCCCGGCGCTGTCCCCGGCGTAGGGGGTGGCATCTCTGCCGTCCCCGGGGGTGGCACCGCTGTCCCCACCGACGCCGACAGCTCCGGTGACTCCGACGACACGGTCATCGAGGAGGCGCCGGGCGAGGCCCCCGCTGCTGTCCCCAAGGATGTCCCCAAggatgtccccagggatgtccccgctgtccccggggctgtccccgctgtccccagggctgtccccgtccccgccgcCTCCCGGGACCAGACCCTGCGGGAACTGGGggagcccccccggcccccccggcCGGGCCCCTGCCCCGCCTGGCAG cgctgcaggagctgctgttctgGCGGGACGTGA
- the RTN3 gene encoding reticulon-3 isoform X3, with protein sequence MADSAAQSSLVSSSSSATSVTSSSSSSTRAGGCVGGSSMSCAALQELLFWRDVRKSAVAFGASLVLLLSLATLSAVTVVAHVALALLSVTISLRVYKAVVQALQKSEEGHPFKTYLDLDVTLSPETFQAHAAVVAQHLNRGLQLLIRLFLVEDLVDSLELALTMWLMTYVGAVFNGITLLILADILAFTLPPLYEKYQVQINHYMGLIRQQTKDLMAKIQAKLPGLVKKKPE encoded by the exons ATGGCCGACTCCGCCGCGCAGTCCTCGCTcgtctcctccagctcctctgccacctccgtcacctcctcctcctcctcctccacgcgggccgggggctgcgTGGGCGGCAGCTCCATGTCGTGCGCCG cgctgcaggagctgctgttctgGCGGGACGTGAGGAAGAGCGCGGTGGCCTTCGGCgccagcctggtgctgctgctgtcgcTGGCCACGCTCAGCGCTGTCACCGTGGTGGCACACGTGGCGCTGGCCCTGCTCTCGGTCACCATCAGCCTGCGCGTCTACAAGGCCGTGGTGCAGGCCCTGCAGAAATCCGAGGAGGGGCACCCCTTCAA aaCTTACCTGGACCTGGACGTGACCTTATCCCCTGAGACCTTCCAGGCGCACGCGGCCGTGGTGGCCCAGCACCTCAACCGGGGCCTGCAGCTGCTCATCCGCCTCTTCCTGGTGGAGGATCTGGTGGATTCCCTGGAG CTCGCCCTGACCATGTGGTTGATGACCTACGTGGGAGCCGTTTTCAACGGCATCACCCTCCTCATCCTCG cCGACATCTTGGCCTTCACCCTCCCGCCCCTCTACGAGAAATACCAG GTGCAGATCAACCACTACATGGGCCTCATCCGCCAGCAGACCAAGGACCTCATGGCCAA GATCCAGGCGAAACTCCCGGGTCTGGTCAAGAAGAAGCCGGAATAA